One genomic region from Actinocatenispora thailandica encodes:
- the lepA gene encoding translation elongation factor 4, whose protein sequence is MPHQLDPGVTDPQRIRNFCIIAHIDHGKSTLADRMLQLTGVVDQRQMRAQYLDRMDIERERGITIKSQAVRMPWTVREGDLAGEPYVLNMIDTPGHVDFTYEVSRSLAACEGAVLLVDAAQGIEAQTLANLYLALENDLHVIPVLNKIDLPAAQPEKYAEEIAHLIGGDPADCLRVSGKTGEGVPELLDEIVRQFTPPTGDPDGPPRALIFDSVYDIYRGVVTYVRMVDGRIEARDRLTMMSTGATHELLELGVISPEPTKSPALGVGEVGYLITGVKDVRQSKVGDTVTALARPAAEPLGGYSDPKPMVYSGLYPIDGSDYPALRDALDKLKLNDAALAYEPETSAALGFGFRCGFLGLLHLEIIRERLEREFNLDLISTAPNVVYRVELEDNTEHTVTNPSEYPTGKVAAVHEPVVRATVLTPNDFVGAVMEICQNRRGKLLGMDYLSADRVELRYTLPLAEIIFDFFDQLKSRTRGYASLDYEPSGEQSADLVKVDILLNSEPVDAFSAIVHRDKAYAYGVQLTTKLRKLIPRQQFEVPIQAAIGTKIIARENIRAMRKDVLAKCYGGDITRKRKLLEKQKEGKKRMKMVGRVEVPQEAFIAALSTSDGPEQPKK, encoded by the coding sequence GTGCCACACCAGCTCGATCCCGGTGTCACGGATCCGCAGCGGATCCGCAACTTCTGCATCATCGCGCACATCGACCACGGCAAGTCCACCCTGGCCGACCGGATGCTGCAACTGACCGGCGTGGTCGACCAGCGACAGATGCGCGCGCAGTACCTCGACCGGATGGACATCGAGCGCGAGCGTGGCATCACGATCAAGTCCCAGGCGGTCCGGATGCCGTGGACCGTGCGCGAGGGCGACCTGGCCGGCGAGCCGTACGTGCTGAACATGATCGACACCCCCGGGCACGTCGACTTCACCTACGAGGTGTCCCGCAGCCTGGCCGCCTGCGAGGGTGCGGTGCTGCTGGTCGACGCGGCGCAGGGGATCGAGGCGCAGACGCTCGCCAACCTGTACCTGGCGCTGGAGAACGACCTGCACGTCATCCCGGTGCTGAACAAGATCGACCTGCCGGCCGCGCAGCCGGAGAAGTACGCCGAGGAGATCGCGCACCTGATCGGCGGCGACCCGGCGGACTGCCTGCGGGTGTCCGGCAAGACCGGCGAGGGTGTGCCGGAGCTGTTGGACGAGATCGTCCGCCAGTTCACCCCGCCGACCGGCGACCCGGACGGGCCGCCGCGGGCGTTGATCTTCGACTCGGTGTACGACATCTACCGCGGGGTGGTCACCTACGTGCGGATGGTCGACGGCCGGATCGAGGCCCGGGACCGGTTGACGATGATGTCCACCGGCGCCACCCACGAGCTGCTGGAACTCGGCGTCATCTCGCCGGAGCCGACCAAGTCGCCGGCGCTGGGGGTCGGTGAGGTGGGCTACCTGATCACCGGGGTCAAGGACGTCCGGCAGTCGAAGGTCGGTGACACGGTGACCGCGCTGGCCCGGCCGGCGGCCGAGCCGCTCGGCGGCTACTCGGATCCGAAGCCGATGGTCTATTCCGGGCTCTATCCGATCGACGGCTCGGACTACCCGGCGCTGCGTGACGCGCTGGACAAGTTGAAGCTCAACGACGCCGCCCTGGCGTACGAGCCGGAGACCTCCGCGGCGCTCGGGTTCGGTTTCCGCTGCGGCTTCCTCGGTCTGCTGCACCTGGAGATCATCCGGGAGCGGCTGGAGCGCGAGTTCAATCTCGACCTGATCTCCACCGCACCCAACGTGGTCTACCGGGTCGAGCTGGAGGACAACACCGAGCACACGGTGACCAACCCGAGCGAGTACCCGACGGGCAAGGTCGCCGCGGTCCACGAGCCGGTGGTGCGCGCCACCGTGCTGACACCCAACGACTTCGTCGGTGCCGTGATGGAGATCTGCCAGAACCGTCGCGGCAAGCTGCTCGGGATGGACTACCTGTCCGCCGACCGGGTGGAGCTGCGCTACACGCTGCCGCTGGCGGAGATCATTTTCGACTTCTTCGACCAGCTCAAGTCGCGCACCCGCGGGTACGCCTCGCTGGACTACGAGCCGTCCGGCGAGCAGTCCGCCGACCTGGTGAAGGTCGACATCCTGCTCAACTCCGAGCCGGTCGACGCGTTCAGCGCGATCGTGCACCGGGACAAGGCGTACGCGTACGGCGTGCAGCTGACCACCAAGCTGCGCAAGCTGATCCCGCGGCAGCAGTTCGAGGTGCCGATCCAGGCCGCGATCGGTACGAAGATCATCGCGCGGGAGAACATCCGCGCGATGCGCAAGGACGTGCTCGCCAAGTGCTACGGCGGTGACATCACCCGTAAGCGCAAGCTGCTGGAGAAGCAGAAGGAAGGCAAGAAGCGGATGAAGATGGTGGGCCGCGTCGAGGTACCCCAGGAGGCGTTCATCGCCGCGTTGTCGACCTCGGATGGCCCGGAGCAGCCGAAGAAGTAG
- a CDS encoding dihydrofolate reductase family protein produces the protein MGTIGVHEFITIDGIMSEPTWTMDYPFDPKMGEAIGGMMANCEAILLGRTTYEGFAPAWSTRTADDDPGAPFFNDTPKYVVSGTMTHADWRNSTVLGPYRPETIRQLKDRVAGGIYVSGSGRLVRAMLADGLVDELHLFVFPLALGGGLRLFPEAAGPAKLALAGCESYDSGVVHLTYTAP, from the coding sequence ATGGGGACCATCGGGGTACACGAGTTCATCACGATCGACGGCATCATGTCCGAGCCGACCTGGACGATGGACTACCCGTTCGACCCGAAGATGGGCGAGGCGATCGGCGGGATGATGGCCAACTGCGAGGCGATCCTGCTGGGCCGCACCACCTACGAGGGTTTCGCGCCGGCCTGGTCGACCCGGACCGCGGACGACGACCCGGGTGCGCCGTTCTTCAACGACACCCCGAAGTACGTGGTGTCGGGCACCATGACGCACGCCGACTGGCGCAACTCGACGGTGCTCGGGCCGTACCGGCCGGAGACGATCCGGCAGCTCAAGGACCGGGTGGCCGGCGGGATCTATGTCAGCGGTAGCGGCCGGTTGGTGCGGGCGATGCTCGCCGACGGGCTGGTCGACGAGCTGCACCTGTTCGTCTTCCCGCTCGCGCTGGGTGGCGGTCTGCGGCTGTTCCCGGAGGCTGCCGGGCCGGCGAAGCTCGCCCTGGCCGGCTGCGAGTCGTACGACAGTGGCGTGGTGCACCTGACCTACACGGCGCCGTGA
- a CDS encoding coiled-coil domain-containing protein → MTVRREVPRGVRAWWPVMVVVLAVVGAVLVVPGPATAAPDEGGSSSVYKKLDAAARKYNNAKAKLDATKKKQKQLTKKIASTNHTVDTLSDEVGKIAAVRYRQGPTSLLTLALDQQGSTDLLAMADTLTYLGRQDTRKIDALVAARRDQKKQQQELADTAAKQRSQVADLKKSRDAAQKAVDKISSGSSSGYGGQSASADPAPRNPDGSWPPESCSVDDPTTDGCITPRMLHAYQEARKAGYTRYTSCYRANEDGGEHPRGRACDFSVTSGGFGGAATGEAKTYGDNLAAWFIANSGRLAVLYVIWYRQIWMPGVGWQHYDPTGAPSVEHTNHVHLSVQ, encoded by the coding sequence GTGACGGTACGGCGCGAGGTCCCGCGCGGTGTGCGGGCGTGGTGGCCGGTCATGGTGGTGGTGCTCGCCGTCGTCGGCGCGGTGCTGGTGGTCCCGGGGCCGGCGACGGCCGCCCCGGACGAGGGCGGCAGCTCCTCGGTGTACAAGAAGCTCGACGCCGCGGCACGCAAGTACAACAACGCGAAGGCGAAGCTGGACGCCACCAAGAAGAAGCAGAAGCAGCTGACGAAGAAGATCGCGTCGACCAACCACACCGTCGACACGCTGTCCGACGAGGTCGGCAAGATCGCCGCGGTGCGGTACCGGCAGGGCCCGACCAGCCTGCTCACGCTCGCCCTGGACCAGCAGGGCAGCACCGATCTGCTGGCCATGGCCGACACCCTGACCTACCTGGGCCGGCAGGACACCAGGAAGATCGACGCGCTGGTCGCGGCGCGGCGGGACCAGAAGAAGCAGCAGCAGGAACTCGCGGACACCGCGGCCAAGCAGCGCAGTCAGGTCGCCGACCTGAAGAAGAGCCGGGATGCGGCGCAGAAGGCCGTGGACAAGATCAGCTCCGGTTCCTCCAGCGGGTACGGCGGCCAGTCCGCCTCGGCCGACCCGGCGCCGCGCAATCCGGACGGCAGCTGGCCCCCCGAGTCGTGCTCGGTGGACGATCCCACCACCGACGGGTGCATCACGCCGCGCATGCTGCACGCGTACCAGGAGGCGCGCAAGGCCGGCTACACCCGCTACACGTCCTGCTACCGCGCGAACGAGGACGGTGGCGAGCATCCGCGGGGCCGCGCCTGCGACTTCTCGGTGACCTCCGGTGGGTTCGGTGGCGCCGCGACCGGCGAGGCGAAGACGTACGGCGACAACCTGGCCGCCTGGTTCATCGCCAACTCCGGCCGGCTCGCGGTGCTCTACGTCATCTGGTACCGGCAGATCTGGATGCCGGGGGTCGGCTGGCAGCACTACGACCCGACCGGCGCGCCGTCGGTCGAGCACACCAACCACGTGCACCTGTCCGTGCAGTGA
- a CDS encoding class I SAM-dependent methyltransferase gives MTTRAAYDEIAEWYEHEFLGPGDPIGVDASLRALLGAGTGTCLEVCCGTGVHAGTVRELGFTPVGVDLSGAMLRYATGRLPAARADAARLPVATGSVPVVLSVMAHTDLPDYPAVLAEIARVLAPGGAFVHVGVHPCFCGGFADRSDPAAVVVRRGYLDGRWTTESWTDQGVRDKVGAVHYPLPTLLNAVHDTGLRVQRFLESGGEVPTVLSFRATHAR, from the coding sequence ATGACCACCCGCGCCGCGTACGACGAGATCGCCGAGTGGTACGAGCACGAGTTTCTCGGCCCGGGTGACCCGATCGGCGTGGACGCGTCGCTGCGCGCGCTGCTCGGCGCCGGCACCGGTACCTGCCTGGAGGTCTGCTGCGGCACCGGGGTGCACGCCGGCACGGTACGGGAGCTGGGCTTCACACCCGTTGGGGTGGACCTGTCGGGCGCGATGCTGCGGTACGCGACCGGCCGGCTGCCCGCCGCCCGCGCCGACGCCGCCCGGTTGCCGGTGGCCACCGGGTCGGTGCCGGTGGTGCTGTCGGTGATGGCGCACACCGACCTCCCGGACTATCCGGCGGTGCTGGCCGAGATCGCCCGGGTGCTGGCGCCGGGTGGCGCGTTCGTGCACGTCGGCGTGCATCCGTGCTTCTGCGGCGGGTTCGCCGACCGGTCCGACCCGGCCGCCGTGGTGGTGCGCCGCGGGTACCTGGACGGCCGGTGGACCACCGAGTCGTGGACCGATCAGGGGGTGCGGGACAAGGTCGGCGCCGTGCACTATCCGCTGCCGACGCTGCTCAACGCGGTGCACGACACCGGCCTGCGGGTGCAGCGCTTCCTGGAGTCCGGCGGCGAGGTCCCCACGGTCCTCTCCTTCCGCGCCACCCACGCACGCTAG
- a CDS encoding NmrA/HSCARG family protein — MSDNLVLVTGATGKQGGATARQLLAAGWRVRALVRDADNPAAARLAAAGAQLAVGDLTDPDSLHRAAAGAYGVFSVQPAATEPRHDPLEVRMGRTVADAAVAAGVEHFVYASVGGADRNTGIEHWETKWQVEQHIRRLPLPYTILRPVMFMENHASRGPFGVFGENALIRMITPTDTVQVIAVDDIGAFAALAFTRPDEYRGIELEIAGDEVTGAQLAAGIEAAIGRPVDTTPLPLPGPARAGDTGSFGGWQADIPALRRRHPGLMTFDTWLDRTGAELFVRAASAHRGA, encoded by the coding sequence ATGTCCGACAACCTCGTCCTGGTCACCGGCGCCACCGGCAAGCAGGGCGGCGCGACCGCCCGCCAGTTGCTCGCCGCCGGCTGGCGGGTGCGCGCCTTGGTCCGCGACGCCGACAACCCCGCTGCGGCCCGCCTCGCCGCCGCCGGCGCGCAGCTCGCGGTCGGCGACCTGACCGACCCGGACAGCCTGCACCGCGCCGCCGCCGGGGCGTACGGGGTGTTCAGCGTGCAGCCGGCCGCCACCGAACCGCGCCACGACCCGCTGGAGGTACGGATGGGCCGCACCGTCGCCGACGCCGCGGTCGCCGCCGGCGTCGAGCATTTCGTGTACGCCTCCGTCGGTGGTGCCGACCGGAACACCGGGATCGAGCACTGGGAGACGAAGTGGCAGGTCGAGCAGCACATCCGGCGCCTGCCCCTGCCGTACACGATCCTGCGGCCGGTGATGTTCATGGAGAACCACGCCAGCCGGGGGCCGTTCGGCGTCTTCGGGGAGAACGCGCTGATCCGGATGATCACCCCCACCGACACCGTGCAGGTCATCGCGGTCGACGACATCGGCGCGTTCGCCGCGCTCGCGTTCACCCGGCCCGACGAGTACCGCGGGATCGAGCTGGAGATCGCCGGCGACGAGGTGACCGGCGCGCAGCTCGCCGCCGGGATCGAGGCAGCGATCGGACGTCCGGTCGACACCACGCCGCTCCCGCTGCCAGGGCCGGCGCGGGCCGGCGACACCGGCTCGTTCGGCGGCTGGCAGGCCGACATCCCCGCGCTGCGGCGCCGACACCCCGGGCTGATGACGTTCGACACCTGGCTGGACCGGACCGGCGCCGAGCTGTTCGTCCGGGCCGCCAGCGCACACCGCGGCGCTTGA
- a CDS encoding TetR/AcrR family transcriptional regulator, whose translation MTDQKRADARRNRDQLLAVAREAFAEHGTATSLREVARRAGVGIGTLYRHFPTREALLEALLSDRFDRLRRDADELAADADSRAALLRWIARVAVGSGTYRGLPESVLAALRDSDSRLHDSCDAMRAAGGDLLRAAQRAGTVRPDATIEDLLAAATGIAWASEHAADPGALTERLLDYLMHGLAVGDV comes from the coding sequence ATGACCGACCAGAAGCGCGCGGACGCCCGGCGCAACCGCGACCAGTTGCTCGCCGTGGCGCGCGAGGCGTTCGCCGAGCACGGCACCGCCACCTCGCTGCGCGAGGTCGCCCGCCGCGCCGGAGTCGGGATCGGCACCCTGTACCGGCACTTCCCGACCCGGGAGGCGCTGCTGGAGGCGCTGCTGTCGGACCGCTTCGACCGGCTGCGGCGAGACGCCGACGAACTGGCCGCCGACGCCGACTCCCGCGCCGCGCTGCTGCGGTGGATCGCCCGCGTCGCAGTCGGCTCCGGGACCTACCGCGGGCTGCCCGAGTCGGTGCTCGCCGCGCTGCGAGACAGCGACTCGCGGCTGCACGACAGCTGTGACGCGATGCGGGCGGCCGGCGGCGACCTGCTCCGGGCCGCCCAGCGAGCCGGCACGGTGCGCCCGGACGCGACCATCGAGGACCTGCTCGCGGCCGCCACCGGCATCGCCTGGGCGAGCGAGCACGCCGCCGATCCGGGCGCGCTGACCGAACGGCTGCTCGACTACCTCATGCACGGCCTGGCCGTCGGCGACGTCTGA